In Deinococcus taeanensis, one DNA window encodes the following:
- a CDS encoding STM4012 family radical SAM protein: MRLPDVLRGGPYQAYTYGYPHKTAYRRFEMPVALRDAWAHEDRRALFLYLHVPFCEMRCGFCNLFTTVGAPQALETAFLDAVTRQARAVQGALGEASFSRMALGGGTPTYLSAGELERLFDLLAGTFEARPSALPTSVETSPATATADRMQVLAERGVSRVSIGVQSFVEAEVRSVGRSQRTVQVHEALDQIRAAGLPGLNLDLIYGLAHQTPQTWLHSLEQALRWSPEELFLYPLYVRPLTGIGRLGRTWDDERLELYRLGRDYLRSHGYLQTSMRRFQKASLPLLSEPEYTCQLDGMVGLGCGARSYTRTLHYSSEYAVGARGVRGILQDYAGRTEQDFAFATHGIALSTDEQRRRYLLQSLLHFQGLSPEGYTATFGTDVWQDFPQLRDLIEGGLATLETEGLVLTARGFECSDALGPWLYSPEIRRLSEAYEWA; encoded by the coding sequence ATGAGGCTCCCCGACGTCCTGCGCGGCGGGCCCTACCAGGCCTACACCTACGGCTACCCGCACAAGACAGCCTACCGGCGTTTTGAGATGCCGGTGGCCCTGCGTGACGCGTGGGCGCACGAGGACCGCCGCGCGCTGTTCCTCTACCTGCACGTGCCGTTCTGCGAGATGCGCTGCGGCTTTTGCAACCTGTTCACGACGGTGGGCGCACCTCAGGCCCTGGAGACCGCGTTCCTCGACGCCGTCACCCGGCAGGCCCGGGCCGTACAGGGTGCCTTAGGAGAGGCGAGCTTCTCAAGAATGGCGCTGGGCGGCGGAACCCCCACCTACCTCTCGGCCGGTGAACTCGAACGACTCTTCGACCTGCTGGCGGGCACCTTTGAGGCCCGGCCCTCGGCGCTGCCCACCAGTGTCGAAACGTCCCCAGCCACTGCTACCGCCGACCGGATGCAGGTGCTGGCCGAGCGGGGCGTGAGCCGGGTCAGCATCGGCGTGCAGAGTTTTGTTGAAGCGGAGGTGCGGAGTGTCGGCCGGAGCCAGCGCACCGTGCAGGTCCACGAGGCCCTGGACCAGATCCGCGCCGCGGGGCTTCCCGGGCTCAACCTCGACCTGATCTACGGCCTGGCGCATCAGACGCCGCAGACCTGGCTGCACTCCCTGGAACAAGCCCTGCGCTGGTCGCCCGAGGAACTGTTCCTGTATCCCCTGTATGTTCGGCCTCTGACTGGAATCGGTCGCCTGGGGCGCACCTGGGACGACGAGCGCCTGGAGCTCTACCGTCTGGGCCGCGACTACCTGCGGTCTCACGGCTACCTGCAGACCTCCATGCGCCGCTTTCAGAAGGCCAGTCTGCCGCTGCTGTCCGAGCCGGAATACACCTGTCAACTCGACGGCATGGTGGGGCTCGGGTGCGGCGCCCGGTCGTACACGCGCACGCTGCACTACTCCAGCGAGTACGCCGTCGGTGCGCGTGGCGTGCGTGGGATTCTTCAGGACTACGCCGGGCGGACCGAGCAGGACTTCGCCTTCGCCACACACGGCATCGCCCTGTCCACGGACGAGCAGCGGCGCCGCTACCTTCTGCAGTCGCTGCTGCACTTCCAGGGGCTGTCCCCAGAGGGCTACACGGCCACCTTCGGCACTGACGTCTGGCAGGACTTTCCGCAGCTCAGAGACCTGATCGAGGGCGGTCTCGCGACCCTGGAAACGGAGGGCCTGGTCCTGACGGCCCGCGGCTTCGAGTGTTCCGACGCCCTCGGGCCGTGGCTCTATTCCCCCGAGATTCGCCGGCTCAGCGAGGCTTACGAGTGGGCGTAG
- a CDS encoding STM4013/SEN3800 family hydrolase — MLSARGLIPGCDVVLLTLDSLRYDVATAALDSGELPHLAPLLPEGRWEERHTPGSFTYAAHQAFLAGFLPTPARPGRHARLFAAQFAGSASTSPTTFTFEEATLPAALANRGYRTVCLGGVGFFNGQTALGGALPALFHEAHWTPASGVKNPDSARVQVALAARRLTQIKERVFLLLNMAATHTPTHFYLPGARRDSPQSQRAALRSVDAALPVLFEALRARGPALLIVCADHGTCFGEDGYHGHRLAHPLVWTVPYAEFVLPGAA, encoded by the coding sequence ATGCTGAGTGCGCGAGGCCTGATTCCCGGCTGTGACGTGGTGCTGTTGACCCTCGACAGCCTGCGCTACGACGTGGCCACCGCCGCGCTGGATTCCGGCGAACTGCCCCACCTGGCCCCCCTGCTGCCGGAAGGGCGCTGGGAAGAGCGGCACACACCGGGCAGTTTCACTTACGCGGCGCATCAGGCGTTTCTGGCGGGCTTTCTGCCCACGCCCGCCCGGCCCGGGCGCCACGCCCGCCTGTTCGCGGCGCAGTTCGCGGGCAGCGCCAGCACGTCGCCCACGACGTTTACGTTTGAGGAAGCGACCCTGCCGGCCGCCCTGGCCAACCGGGGCTACCGGACCGTCTGTCTGGGGGGCGTGGGGTTTTTCAACGGGCAGACCGCCCTCGGGGGCGCGCTGCCGGCCCTCTTTCACGAGGCGCACTGGACCCCGGCCAGCGGCGTGAAAAACCCCGATTCCGCGCGGGTGCAGGTGGCACTGGCCGCCCGGCGCCTCACCCAAATCAAGGAGCGAGTTTTTTTGTTACTCAACATGGCGGCGACCCATACCCCCACCCATTTCTACCTGCCTGGCGCGCGGCGCGACAGCCCGCAGAGCCAGCGGGCGGCACTCCGCAGCGTCGACGCGGCGCTGCCCGTTCTGTTTGAGGCCCTGCGGGCCCGCGGCCCGGCCCTGCTGATCGTCTGTGCCGATCACGGCACCTGTTTCGGCGAAGACGGGTATCACGGCCACCGGCTGGCCCATCCCCTGGTATGGACTGTGCCCTACGCCGAATTCGTGCTTCCGGGTGCGGCATGA
- a CDS encoding STM4014 family protein: protein MTPEILLIAPPAGRRAQAFAASLAGRGLPPPQVVSYLDVLRGHVHLCEQVRPGTVVRLDSPGEDIATEEALIGLGGGTPGDLTAGELAPMQAWYAGFARFLQQVDAQLAQAAPHVRMQRSDHILTMFDKAATHARLLAAGVPVPEALPRVESAEALFEQAAGRGWSRVFVKLAHGSSASGAVALQWKGTRVSAVTTVRMVDGRLYNSRRLVRYDAWSEVHALLNALAPHRLHVERWLPKASFEGRTIDLRVVVIGGRAQHTLVRAARGPITNLHLGNERGDVAALRAAAGPERWAEVMGVARSALAAFPGALYGGVDVLLTPGLRRAAVLEVNAFGDYHRGVHVDGLDTYGAQLRAVLEPAPC from the coding sequence ATGACGCCGGAGATTCTGCTGATCGCGCCGCCGGCCGGGCGCCGCGCCCAGGCGTTCGCCGCGTCCCTGGCCGGGCGCGGCCTGCCGCCCCCCCAGGTGGTGTCGTACCTCGACGTGCTGCGCGGCCATGTCCACCTCTGCGAACAGGTCCGGCCGGGCACCGTGGTGCGCCTCGATTCGCCGGGAGAGGACATCGCCACGGAGGAGGCCCTGATCGGACTCGGCGGTGGGACGCCGGGCGACCTCACCGCCGGTGAACTGGCGCCCATGCAGGCCTGGTACGCAGGGTTCGCCCGGTTTCTGCAGCAGGTCGACGCGCAGCTCGCCCAGGCCGCACCTCACGTCCGCATGCAGCGCAGCGACCATATTCTGACCATGTTCGACAAGGCCGCGACGCACGCGCGTCTGCTGGCCGCGGGCGTTCCTGTTCCGGAGGCACTCCCACGCGTTGAGTCTGCCGAAGCCCTCTTCGAGCAGGCGGCCGGGCGCGGCTGGTCACGGGTGTTCGTCAAGCTGGCCCACGGATCAAGCGCCTCCGGGGCCGTCGCGCTGCAGTGGAAGGGCACGCGCGTTTCGGCGGTGACCACCGTGCGGATGGTGGACGGGCGGCTCTATAACTCAAGGAGACTGGTCCGCTATGACGCCTGGTCAGAGGTGCATGCCCTCCTGAACGCCCTGGCCCCCCACCGGCTGCATGTGGAGCGCTGGCTGCCCAAAGCCAGCTTTGAAGGCCGGACGATCGACCTGCGGGTGGTGGTGATCGGCGGCCGGGCCCAGCACACCCTGGTGCGTGCGGCGCGCGGACCCATCACCAACCTGCATCTGGGCAACGAGCGCGGCGACGTAGCAGCGCTGCGGGCCGCGGCCGGGCCTGAGCGATGGGCCGAGGTGATGGGGGTCGCGCGCTCGGCCCTCGCTGCCTTTCCCGGCGCCCTCTATGGCGGCGTGGACGTCCTGCTGACCCCGGGCCTTCGCCGGGCCGCCGTGCTGGAAGTCAACGCGTTTGGCGATTATCACCGGGGCGTGCACGTGGACGGGCTGGACACCTACGGCGCGCAGCTGCGGGCCGTCCTGGAGCCGGCACCATGCTGA